In one Vibrio sp. CB1-14 genomic region, the following are encoded:
- a CDS encoding ACP phosphodiesterase, translated as MNFLAHLHIAEHCDSSLLGNLLGDFVKGDPTKTYQQEIAEGIMLHRFVDSYTDNHPIMKQCKTLFDAELKRFSPIAMDMFWDHCLAKHWTRFHRQPLAQFVDHAELTIKQTSAPLPERFVRMSTHMWQGRWLESYQDFDNIKFALERMSLRSMRMAPLAECGEQLQENYQQFSEFFSQLYPEVLEKAKQQTNK; from the coding sequence ATGAACTTTCTAGCTCATTTACATATTGCTGAGCATTGTGACAGCAGTTTACTGGGAAACTTGTTGGGGGATTTTGTCAAAGGTGACCCAACGAAGACCTATCAACAGGAAATTGCTGAAGGCATCATGCTGCATCGATTTGTCGATTCCTATACAGACAATCACCCCATTATGAAGCAGTGCAAAACCTTATTTGATGCCGAACTAAAGCGCTTTTCGCCTATCGCGATGGATATGTTTTGGGATCATTGTCTTGCGAAACATTGGACTCGTTTTCATCGCCAACCGCTTGCGCAGTTTGTTGATCATGCAGAGCTGACCATTAAGCAGACTTCAGCCCCATTACCAGAGCGATTTGTTCGTATGAGCACTCATATGTGGCAAGGGCGCTGGCTCGAGTCGTATCAAGATTTCGATAACATCAAGTTTGCCCTTGAGAGAATGTCTCTGCGAAGTATGCGAATGGCACCACTAGCGGAATGCGGAGAGCAACTACAGGAAAACTATCAGCAATTTTCAGAGTTTTTCAGTCAGTTGTATCCAGAGGTGCTAGAAAAAGCGAAACAGCAAACTAACAAATAG
- a CDS encoding DEAD/DEAH box helicase encodes MTDKTLLDTASEQSTFDDFAFSDTLMQNLADLNYTSPTPIQEKAIPFVLDGKDILAGAQTGTGKTAAFGLPLIQKLLDVPKPREADSKVIRSLILTPTRELAQQVFDSLVQYTQSTELKVVVAYGGTSIGVQTKNLRGGADILVATPGRLLDHQHTRNLTLAECEYLVLDEADRMLDMGFMPDLNRILKRLPKQRQNMMFSATFEQRIKALAHRIMEQPVEVQVTPANSTADTVKQMVYPVDKKRKHELLAYLIGSRNWQQVLVFTKTKQGSDALAKELKLDGIKAVSINGDKSQGARQKALDDFKSGAVRALIATDVAARGLDIQQLEQVVNYDLPYKAEDYIHRIGRTGRAGKAGLAVSLMSQDEQYLLEAIERLLDSRLPQEWLAGFEPSPESEIEPDRAPRRRGRGADKRKMKAKLKIHAGRGKKR; translated from the coding sequence ATGACAGACAAGACTTTACTCGATACTGCCAGTGAGCAGTCCACCTTTGATGACTTTGCATTTAGCGACACGCTGATGCAAAACCTTGCTGATCTAAACTATACCTCGCCGACACCGATTCAGGAAAAAGCTATTCCATTTGTGTTGGACGGCAAAGACATTCTTGCAGGTGCGCAGACAGGTACCGGGAAAACCGCAGCATTTGGTTTGCCACTGATTCAGAAACTGCTGGATGTTCCAAAGCCGAGAGAAGCAGACAGCAAAGTCATTCGCTCCCTTATTCTTACTCCAACACGTGAACTAGCGCAGCAAGTGTTTGATAGCTTAGTTCAATATACACAATCGACCGAGCTTAAAGTCGTTGTGGCTTACGGCGGAACTAGTATCGGTGTGCAAACGAAAAACCTGCGCGGTGGCGCGGATATCTTAGTTGCGACGCCTGGTCGTTTGCTTGACCACCAACATACACGCAACCTAACACTTGCTGAATGTGAATACTTGGTACTGGATGAAGCAGATCGTATGTTGGACATGGGCTTTATGCCTGATTTGAACCGCATCTTGAAGCGTCTGCCAAAACAGCGTCAAAACATGATGTTCTCAGCCACGTTCGAGCAACGCATTAAAGCTCTCGCGCACCGTATTATGGAACAGCCAGTAGAAGTGCAAGTGACGCCTGCTAATTCCACCGCAGATACCGTTAAGCAGATGGTCTATCCTGTAGACAAAAAGCGCAAACACGAGCTACTGGCTTACTTGATTGGTTCACGCAATTGGCAACAAGTTTTGGTCTTTACTAAGACTAAGCAGGGCAGTGATGCCCTGGCGAAAGAGCTGAAACTTGATGGTATTAAAGCGGTATCAATCAATGGAGATAAAAGCCAAGGTGCCCGCCAAAAAGCCCTAGACGATTTTAAATCGGGCGCAGTCCGAGCGTTGATTGCAACCGATGTTGCTGCCCGTGGCCTAGATATCCAGCAGCTTGAGCAAGTCGTAAACTACGACTTGCCGTACAAAGCTGAGGACTACATTCACCGTATTGGCCGTACTGGTCGCGCAGGAAAAGCGGGACTTGCGGTGTCGCTAATGAGCCAAGATGAGCAGTATCTACTGGAAGCCATTGAGCGTTTGCTCGATTCGCGTTTACCTCAAGAGTGGTTAGCGGGATTTGAACCTAGCCCTGAATCTGAAATCGAACCCGATCGCGCACCGCGACGACGTGGACGAGGCGCAGACAAGCGCAAGATGAAAGCTAAACTGAAAATCCATGCGGGGCGCGGTAAGAAGCGCTAA
- the yjeH gene encoding L-methionine/branched-chain amino acid transporter, translated as MSQLKQEITLLGGIGQMSTTLLGTGLFMVPSIAASIAGEQILWAWCALLIAICPIAITFASLGKRYPNAGGASFFVRQAFGSRLEKAIALLFISVIPVGVPAAIAIAGGFAQQFLPSFLSHPVASQLFVVALLMVVNFSGSKSSSRLQTVIAIGIILLVVSFVASSDINSSEFLPSTTPSIEIAPITQAIAVMFWCFVGIEAFAHMGEEFKRPERDYPVAILVGCLLAGAVYYAFSVVVLEHHAYGTQALNTTSVPFIAEQLYGSQAKWLISLVGFLACFATINLYTQSLSRMIWSLAREYRPASAAARVSVNGVPTVATLIVGVTLAVSCITGYWSGIDIDIFLTLANGIFVVIYLFAMWSAVRLLNGWRQKLAALSLVLCVVVLFSIGLAMLYAIVMLALLWALLGKLKP; from the coding sequence ATGTCGCAATTAAAACAAGAAATTACGCTGCTTGGCGGCATAGGACAAATGTCTACGACTTTGTTGGGCACAGGTCTATTTATGGTGCCCTCTATCGCTGCCAGTATAGCGGGAGAGCAAATTCTCTGGGCATGGTGTGCGCTGCTTATCGCCATCTGTCCGATAGCCATTACATTTGCATCGCTCGGCAAGCGTTACCCTAATGCTGGTGGCGCTTCGTTTTTCGTCCGTCAGGCATTTGGCTCTAGGCTGGAAAAAGCTATCGCACTGCTGTTTATTAGCGTTATTCCCGTCGGTGTGCCCGCTGCTATTGCAATTGCAGGCGGTTTTGCTCAGCAATTTTTGCCAAGTTTCCTATCTCACCCTGTTGCCTCACAGCTGTTTGTGGTGGCGCTCCTTATGGTGGTCAACTTTTCTGGCAGCAAGTCCTCCAGTCGTCTTCAGACCGTTATCGCCATCGGTATTATTCTATTGGTGGTTAGCTTCGTAGCCAGTAGCGACATCAATAGCTCAGAGTTTCTGCCGTCGACCACCCCTTCCATCGAAATAGCGCCTATCACTCAAGCTATCGCGGTGATGTTTTGGTGTTTTGTCGGAATCGAAGCCTTTGCTCATATGGGAGAGGAATTTAAACGGCCTGAGCGTGACTACCCCGTCGCCATATTAGTCGGCTGCTTATTGGCTGGCGCGGTTTACTATGCGTTCTCGGTCGTGGTGCTTGAGCATCATGCCTATGGAACACAAGCGCTAAACACCACCTCTGTACCATTTATTGCAGAGCAGCTCTATGGTTCTCAAGCGAAATGGCTCATTAGTCTCGTGGGATTTTTAGCATGTTTTGCCACTATCAACCTTTACACACAAAGTCTGTCACGCATGATTTGGTCACTCGCACGAGAGTATCGCCCTGCAAGCGCCGCCGCGCGCGTCTCCGTCAATGGTGTGCCGACTGTTGCAACGCTTATCGTTGGCGTCACTCTCGCTGTTTCATGCATAACTGGCTATTGGTCTGGGATTGATATCGATATCTTTCTCACCCTAGCCAACGGTATCTTTGTTGTTATTTATCTATTTGCGATGTGGAGTGCCGTTCGATTACTCAATGGTTGGCGTCAAAAGCTCGCTGCTCTATCTCTGGTTTTATGTGTCGTTGTGCTGTTTTCTATTGGACTGGCAATGTTGTATGCCATTGTGATGCTGGCACTGCTATGGGCGTTGTTGGGCAAGTTAAAGCCTTAA
- a CDS encoding c-type cytochrome produces MNTLFKVITGLTLSLSLSTVHAHASQAGTTPFGDAKLGEMKAPSCVFCHNPNGAPSQASYPNLNGQDPLYLFNAMNAYLDDERSGAMAALMKAQLQNLTEQDLRDVAAFYSSK; encoded by the coding sequence ATGAATACACTTTTCAAGGTCATTACTGGCCTCACATTATCTCTGTCACTTTCGACGGTTCATGCACACGCCTCCCAAGCTGGCACTACTCCGTTTGGTGATGCCAAGCTCGGCGAGATGAAAGCGCCTAGCTGCGTGTTTTGCCATAACCCCAATGGTGCTCCAAGCCAAGCTAGCTATCCTAATCTGAATGGGCAAGATCCTTTGTATTTGTTTAATGCGATGAATGCCTACTTGGACGATGAACGCTCTGGCGCTATGGCAGCCTTAATGAAAGCGCAGTTGCAGAACTTAACTGAGCAAGATTTGCGTGACGTTGCGGCGTTCTACTCTTCAAAATAG
- the ltaE gene encoding low-specificity L-threonine aldolase, whose protein sequence is MDFRSDTVTKPTQAMRDAMANAAVGDDVYGDDPTVNELEAWAAERHGFDAAMFTTSGTQANLLGLMAHCQRGDEYLCGQQAHNYKYEAGGAAVLGSIQPQPIENNPDGTLDFGKLKAAIKPDDSHFARTKLLSLENTINGKVLPLSYLAEARKFVDEHGLNLHLDGARVYNAAVALDVDVIEIAKHFDSMTICLSKGLGAPIGSLLLGSRAFIERARRLRKMVGGGMRQAGILAAAGKLALTEQVAQLATDHSNAKKLAEGLNDIPGFSVNAEFVQTNIVFAKLAESVEIDAIAKELAQQDITISPSNPVRFVTHKDISSQDIDVLLEKLSALV, encoded by the coding sequence ATGGACTTTCGCTCAGACACTGTCACCAAACCTACCCAAGCAATGCGCGACGCGATGGCCAATGCAGCCGTCGGCGATGATGTGTACGGCGATGACCCAACCGTAAATGAACTCGAAGCCTGGGCTGCGGAGCGTCACGGGTTTGATGCTGCCATGTTTACTACCTCGGGCACTCAAGCAAACCTTCTTGGGTTAATGGCACACTGCCAACGCGGTGACGAATATCTATGTGGTCAGCAGGCACATAACTATAAGTACGAAGCGGGCGGCGCTGCCGTGCTTGGCTCAATTCAACCTCAACCGATTGAAAATAACCCAGATGGCACACTAGATTTTGGCAAGCTTAAGGCTGCTATTAAGCCCGACGACAGTCATTTTGCGCGCACTAAGCTACTCAGCCTTGAAAACACCATCAATGGTAAGGTACTGCCCCTTTCTTATCTTGCTGAGGCGAGAAAATTCGTTGATGAGCACGGCCTAAACCTGCACCTTGATGGCGCTCGTGTCTACAACGCGGCGGTTGCATTGGACGTTGATGTGATTGAAATTGCCAAGCACTTTGACTCTATGACCATCTGTTTATCCAAAGGACTTGGCGCACCAATCGGATCGTTACTACTTGGCTCTAGAGCATTTATCGAACGCGCACGACGACTACGTAAAATGGTTGGCGGTGGCATGCGTCAAGCGGGTATTTTAGCGGCGGCAGGTAAGCTTGCATTAACCGAACAAGTGGCTCAGCTCGCCACAGACCACAGCAATGCCAAAAAACTGGCTGAGGGCTTAAATGACATCCCAGGGTTTAGTGTGAATGCAGAGTTTGTTCAAACCAACATCGTGTTTGCCAAGTTGGCTGAATCCGTAGAGATTGATGCGATCGCTAAAGAGTTAGCACAGCAAGACATTACGATTTCACCAAGCAATCCAGTTCGTTTTGTCACGCACAAAGACATTTCCAGCCAAGATATCGATGTATTGTTAGAGAAGCTTTCAGCTTTGGTCTAA
- a CDS encoding NUDIX hydrolase, whose amino-acid sequence MTHKTLHQWKSIALIEEQVTLPNQQTITHTTIKHPGAAVILPVTENGELLLLNQYRPSLKKWLLELPAGTMELGEDPTQCAHRELIEETGHAAKIMISLGQVTPLAGFCDEIQHLFIAKELAPSDQYQCDDDEVIELVTMSLEKLQQHIIDGTITDAKTIACLSKASLCGYI is encoded by the coding sequence ATGACTCACAAAACCCTTCACCAGTGGAAGTCGATTGCACTCATTGAGGAGCAAGTCACCCTACCCAACCAGCAAACCATTACTCACACCACTATCAAGCACCCAGGGGCTGCAGTAATACTCCCTGTGACCGAGAATGGAGAGCTATTGCTACTCAATCAATACCGTCCATCTTTAAAAAAGTGGCTACTGGAACTGCCCGCGGGCACGATGGAATTAGGTGAAGATCCAACACAATGTGCTCACAGAGAGTTGATTGAAGAAACAGGCCATGCTGCCAAGATAATGATTTCCCTAGGGCAAGTTACGCCGTTGGCCGGCTTTTGTGACGAAATTCAGCATCTGTTTATCGCCAAGGAACTAGCACCGAGCGATCAATACCAGTGTGACGACGATGAAGTCATCGAGCTTGTGACAATGTCACTAGAAAAACTACAACAACATATCATCGACGGTACAATTACCGACGCCAAAACCATAGCGTGCTTAAGCAAAGCCTCGTTATGCGGATACATTTAG
- the viaA gene encoding ATPase RavA stimulator ViaA, protein MLGADGLNLALMVAESGMIDSAVREIMQHTEFMGLGNEDSVKQSLTASMAKWTQSVKRKLVKTQQTDSIQAELNLYQYAVYLTESEFDQNVEDIIEKLPQDSLFRDKANQLLASKHTYPSSLFARQFCTHWYASLKGAVEDKQQVTLEQQKSRFLKQLYQRIDTLKDMENLTQSGENAQLGRLWDLAGAELTKQDWKSIEQTADYLAKHSELTSIADKLGRMAEEVDAPELNRVESHDDVVVQEKSDFATDDIVGIHTSNDINKLLPNETMYLAYPELETVFYQHLVEKRLLTYKAEGKQRTIRQLHAPTQSHGEATKEKGPMLIAVDVSGSMQGAPEKSAKAMAYALMKMAAEQQRDCHVILFSSTFITYDLSGSQGLKEACDFLSYTFKGGTDLTKVLNYAVDIMQGEQYKNADLLVISDFIAPKQEQETIENMLVLKGCYNRFHSLCLSKYGNPELLSLFDSQWRYHPSLMGKIVKKPTVGFHRARQAFSHTFG, encoded by the coding sequence GTGTTAGGGGCAGACGGGTTAAATTTAGCATTGATGGTGGCAGAATCGGGAATGATCGATTCCGCTGTCCGTGAAATTATGCAGCATACAGAGTTCATGGGGCTTGGCAACGAAGACAGCGTTAAGCAAAGTCTGACTGCCTCTATGGCGAAATGGACACAGAGTGTCAAACGCAAGCTCGTTAAAACCCAGCAAACCGACTCTATTCAAGCTGAGCTGAACCTCTATCAATATGCTGTGTACCTTACTGAGTCTGAATTTGATCAAAACGTTGAAGACATTATCGAAAAGCTCCCGCAAGATTCGCTGTTCCGTGACAAAGCCAATCAGCTTTTGGCCTCCAAGCATACTTACCCTAGTTCTTTGTTCGCCCGTCAGTTCTGCACGCACTGGTATGCGAGTTTAAAAGGTGCGGTGGAAGACAAGCAGCAAGTGACGCTAGAACAGCAGAAATCTCGTTTCTTAAAGCAGCTCTATCAACGTATCGATACCCTGAAAGATATGGAAAACCTCACGCAGTCTGGTGAAAACGCGCAACTTGGGCGTTTGTGGGACTTGGCGGGCGCAGAGCTAACCAAACAAGACTGGAAGTCGATTGAACAGACGGCAGATTACCTTGCGAAACACAGTGAACTCACTTCGATTGCTGATAAATTAGGTCGAATGGCGGAAGAGGTGGATGCGCCAGAGCTCAACCGAGTTGAGAGCCATGATGATGTTGTTGTTCAAGAGAAGTCTGACTTTGCCACTGACGATATCGTTGGCATTCACACCAGCAACGATATCAATAAACTGTTGCCGAACGAAACCATGTACCTAGCCTATCCAGAACTAGAAACGGTGTTCTATCAGCACTTAGTGGAAAAGAGGTTATTAACCTACAAGGCGGAAGGTAAGCAGCGCACTATCCGACAATTGCACGCGCCTACGCAGTCTCATGGAGAAGCGACCAAAGAGAAAGGGCCGATGCTTATAGCGGTTGATGTGTCAGGCTCAATGCAGGGTGCACCTGAGAAATCTGCGAAGGCGATGGCCTACGCTTTGATGAAAATGGCGGCAGAGCAACAGCGTGATTGCCATGTCATTTTATTCTCATCAACCTTCATTACCTATGATTTATCTGGCTCGCAAGGGCTCAAAGAAGCGTGCGATTTTCTATCCTATACCTTCAAGGGGGGGACCGATCTCACTAAAGTGCTCAATTATGCTGTCGACATCATGCAGGGTGAGCAGTATAAGAATGCAGACTTGCTTGTGATCTCCGACTTTATTGCACCTAAACAAGAGCAGGAGACAATTGAGAACATGCTCGTTTTGAAAGGGTGCTACAACCGTTTTCACTCTTTGTGTCTTTCAAAATATGGTAACCCTGAGTTACTGTCATTGTTTGATAGCCAATGGCGTTATCACCCAAGTCTTATGGGTAAAATTGTCAAAAAACCAACCGTGGGTTTTCATCGCGCTAGACAAGCTTTCTCTCATACTTTTGGCTAA